The Candidatus Nealsonbacteria bacterium region AAAATATTTTTAGCGTCGTTTTTGACCAGTTTGTTTTGAACGATTAAAGAGCTCCCCTTGTTTATTAATTCAAAAATAACAGCTACAGCTTTCGACGTATTAAAATCATCTTCCATGGCTGATTCAAATTTTTTATAGGGGTTGCCGAGGCTGCCGAGGTCAGACCTCGGCAGCCTCGGCAGCGAGTGTGGAGGGTCGCTGAAGGCTTCGCCTTCATCTTCCCCTCTCGCTTTGCTCGTGTGTTTGACCCCTACAGTTTTCAGTTTTTCCACAAATTCATCAATGCGTTCTAATTCTCTCTTGGCCTGCAAAACCGAAGTTTCATCATAGTCAAGGGGTGAGCGGTAATGATTCTTTAAGACCAAAAATCTTAATAATCTGGGTGACTGTTTCTTAACAAAATCTTTTATGGTAATAAAATTACCCAGGGATTTTGCCATTTTCTGACCTTTGACGGTCAAAAATCCTGAATGCAGCCAGTATTTAACCAATGGTTTTTTTCCCGAAATCGCTTCCATTTGGGCGATTTCAGCTTCATGATGGGGAAAAATAAGGTCTCTGCCGCCACCGTGAATGTCGTATTGCGGCCCAAAATATTTCTCGGTAATGGCCGTATCCTCTATGTGCCAGCCCGGTCTTCCTGAAAACCAGGGTGATTTCCATTTTGGCTCTCCGGTCTTCGATTTTTTCCATAAACAAAAATCTCCTTTGTTTCTTTTTTCTTTTGCCTCATCAATCCTGGAAACAGCATCTTCTGCCTGCAAAACTGTCCTTCTCGATAACTTTCCATAATCTTTGAATTTTGAAATGTCATAATAAATTCCATCATCAATTTGATAAGCAAAGCCATTTTTGAGCAACCTTTCAACCTGGCTGATGATTTCTTTAATATGTTCTGTCGCTCTGGCATATTTTGTCACGTTGTCTATTTTTAAATTTT contains the following coding sequences:
- the cysS gene encoding cysteine--tRNA ligase; the protein is MNLKLYNTLSGKKETFKPIKNGKVNLFVCGITPYDFAHLGHARTYIIFDIIAGYLREKGFNLFYLQNITDIDDKIINRAKERKTTTLKLARFFEKEYLKDMKNLKIDNVTKYARATEHIKEIISQVERLLKNGFAYQIDDGIYYDISKFKDYGKLSRRTVLQAEDAVSRIDEAKEKRNKGDFCLWKKSKTGEPKWKSPWFSGRPGWHIEDTAITEKYFGPQYDIHGGGRDLIFPHHEAEIAQMEAISGKKPLVKYWLHSGFLTVKGQKMAKSLGNFITIKDFVKKQSPRLLRFLVLKNHYRSPLDYDETSVLQAKRELERIDEFVEKLKTVGVKHTSKARGEDEGEAFSDPPHSLPRLPRSDLGSLGNPYKKFESAMEDDFNTSKAVAVIFELINKGSSLIVQNKLVKNDAKNILEFLRKIDKVFNFIFWKKPKEKIPTSVLNIVKLREKYRKEGKWQKADKIRKKIKELGYQIKDTKEGPKIKIFR